In Chaetodon trifascialis isolate fChaTrf1 chromosome 6, fChaTrf1.hap1, whole genome shotgun sequence, one DNA window encodes the following:
- the LOC139332866 gene encoding C-X-C motif chemokine 10-like, with the protein MNSAVFAFLTCLLVFYAQGQPANRSSKCKCLNGSIDKIPPQLIKAGPVIHPPSIFCQQVEIIITTTANKEKCVNPQSHLGKRILKSKNRYVKNSTVSTTTSSSTSVHTTSRL; encoded by the exons ATGAATTCAGCTGTCTTTGCCTTTCTCACCTGCCTGCTTGTCTTCTATGCACAAG GCCAACCAGCCAACAGATCTAGCAAGTGCAAGTGTTTAAATGGTTCTATCGACAAGATTCCCCCACAGCTCATCAAGGCAGGGCCGGTCATACACCCACCCAGTATCTTCTGTCAGCAGGTGGAGATCAT tattacaacaacagcaaataaGGAAAAATGTGTGAACCCACAGTCACATCTGGGAAAACGCATACTGAAAAGCAAGAACAG GTATGTGAAGAATAGCACTGTGAGCACGACGACTTCAAGCTCAACGAGTGTCCACACCACATCCAGGCTGTAG
- the LOC139332841 gene encoding phosphatidylinositol 4-phosphate 5-kinase-like protein 1, whose protein sequence is MAERKAAGSSRAATQRRWWHLRQEWRMLGVFEINREHEFYHLTAMIKEGMHTSIQTTMDTPGQDTLTAEHFKAEETQNYEGFAMQTFAASVFAKLRRSLDITEEEYMNSLCSGDCYLQFVSNSKSKADFFVTNDKRFFIKTQSRREIRFLLSNLQAYMDHLEKYPHSLLVRFLGVHRIVIPNEVKKYFIVMQSVFYPDERINIRYDIKGCEVGRWTNPDTGGKQIIKVLKDNNFEGQYIALDQEKSWFTKQVKMDAAFLKELNVLDYSLLLAHQPLHRDELEGKCSLANIVIRTTKSVDFDDSPTRSDPPTIPLLEEARGKVVPDTADCGSGKPQAAAEGFEGIPLQEIHCPAKETGTDSELEEFHKHHCRLLPNCKNAIHVIDGPDRRYFVGIIDIFTVYGWKKRLENLWKNIRYPGRAFSTVNPTKYSHRFCQWMQDRTQ, encoded by the exons ATGGCTGAGAGAAAAGCTGCTGGCTCCTCCAGAGCTGCTACGCAAAGACGCTGGTGGCATTTGAGACAGGAATGGAGGATGCTTGGAGTGTTTGAGATCAACCGAGAGCACGAGTTCTACCATCTGACAGCCATGATAAAAGAAGGCATGCATACCTCCATTCAGACCACCATGGACACACCAGGCCAG GATACACTCACAGCTGAACATTTCAAGGCAGAGGAAACTCAAAACTATGAG GGGTTTGCGATGCAGACATTTGCTGCGTCAGTGTTTGCCAAACTGAGGCGTTCACTGGATATCACAGAGGAGGAATATATGAACTCCCTCTGCTCAGGCGACTGCTACCTCCAGTTTGTCAGTAACTCCAAGAGCAAGGCAGATTTCTTTGTCAC GAATGACAAGAGGTTCTTCATAAAGACCCAGAGCAGGCGTGAGATCAGGTTTCTCCTGTCCAATCTGCAGGCATACATGGACCACTTGGAGAAATATCCTCATTCACTGTTGGTGAGGTTTCTAG gTGTCCACAGGATTGTTATTCCAAATGAAGTAAAG AAGTACTTCATTGTGATGCAGAGTGTGTTTTACCCTGATGAGAGGATCAATATTAG ATATGACATTAAAGGCTGTGAGGTGGGAAGATGGACTAACCCTGACACAGGGGGgaaacaaataataaaagtgCTTAAGGACAATAACTTTGAAGGGCAGTACATTGCATTGG ATCAAGAGAAATCCTGGTTCACCAAACAGGTGAAAATGGATGCTGCTTTCCTTAAAGAGCTAAATGTGCTGGACTACAGTCTGCTGTTGGCCCATCAGCCTCTGCACCGAGACGAGCTTGAGGGGAAATGCTCCTTGGCAAACATTGTTATCCGAACAACAAA GTCTGTGGACTTTGATGACAGTCCCACAAGGTCAGACCCCCCCACCATTCCATTACTGGAAGAGGCCAGGGGTAAGGTGGTACCAGACACTGCAGACTGTGGGTCAGGCAAGccacaggcagcagctgagggCTTTGAAGGGATCCCCCTCCAGGAGATACACTGCCCTGCAAAAGAAACTGGGACTGACTCAGAGCTAGAGGAATTCCATAAGCATCACTGTAGGCTTCTGCCCAACTGCAAAAATGCTATTCATGTCATAGATGGGCCAGATCGTCGCTATTTTGTGGGCATTATAGACATTTTTACTGTCTACGGTTGGAAGAAAAGACTTGAGAACCTGTGGAAAAACATCCGCTACCCAGGCAGGGCCTTTTCCACAGTTAACCCCACCAAATATTCACACAGGTTCTGTCAGTGGATGCAGGACCGCACTCAGTGA